The Ananas comosus cultivar F153 linkage group 2, ASM154086v1, whole genome shotgun sequence genome contains a region encoding:
- the LOC109704790 gene encoding disease resistance protein RPM1-like has protein sequence MAEAVISSLVLKIGATLASEATKSAAALLLTRISPMKELMKDISEIKDELESMLSFLRIAERLKEKDESTKTFIKQTRDLAFDIEDIIDEFTYKLGEEQGGVLPRAIKRCRNIKAWDDLSSKLKEIKIKLQNIMERRTRYDTRGMESEAKPQIAVGSSKSCAELAHFVEEDDIVGIDKYRDLLLEWLKDEDEQQRQPMIISVLGMGGLGKTTLVTHVYNIIKASFDACAWVAVSQSYETHDLLRQILKEFHREDRKKREVPNNIDTMDKRSLAEKREVPNNIDTMDYRSLVEEIRTYLQCKKYVLILDDVWSTDVLDNIKNALLNSNSKSRIVLTTRIRDVALLANENHMFELKPLQADDSWDLFCKNAFWKSANKICPPPLEQCAKRIVEKCGGLPLAIVSIARLLSFREQTRSEWEKVYKDLEWYLTNNESKLHGKVHDILKLSLDDLPHYLQNCFLYCSSFPEDYTIESDRLIRLWVAEGFIEERERTMEEVAEDYLNELVHRCLLQVAEWNEVGRVYAYRMHDIIRVLARSESKELSFCMVCEHSRTILQGYKARRLSILSDITEYCTEEKSHLRSVLVFNNSMRNDLLKSVLRSSKFLRVLELQGAPIEKVPSEICNLFNLHYLGLRETKIKELPRSIGKLQNLQILNTDKSEIGKLPKGITRLHKLRHLVLSEYVGEGIKAPVGIWRLKDLQTLGSIEATRKIVRNVEALTELRTFAITGVRTHHCADLWNSITKMNHLSKLSVESVFRQELQQLGTLRLPLPIKELWLDGKLDKTSFSELAASFGSLSNLTKLQLLESELDEDTFPYLQALPALMFLHLSCAYDGMKLHFQATSFPKLKRLTILDAPNLSQVEIERGAMASLNKLHLSYCRKLKELPFGIVYLTTLQDLNIFYPAEELVELLLGEGEGDHSNDWRTRVRHIPNFTIQLKRDGKPVTERIQY, from the coding sequence ATGGCGGAGGCTGTAATAAGCTCATTAGTCCTGAAGATCGGTGCTACCTTAGCTAGTGAAGCAACTAAATCAGCAGCAGCACTGTTACTAACACGGATATCACCAATGAAAGAACTCATGAAGGATATAAGTGAGATTAAGGATGAGCTTGAGAGCATGCTATCCTTCCTACGGATCGCAGAAAGATTAAAAGAGAAGGATGAGAGCACAAAAACCTTCATAAAACAAACAAGAGACTTGGCTTTCGACATTGAGGATATTATAGATGAGTTCACGTACAAGCTGGGTGAGGAGCAAGGAGGGGTTCTACCCAGAGCAATCAAGAGGTGCAGAAATATAAAAGCATGGGACGACCTTAGCAGCAAACTTAAAGAGATCAAAATTAAGCTCCAAAACATTATGGAGAGAAGGACACGATATGATACAAGAGGAATGGAAAGTGAAGCAAAACCTCAAATAGCTGTTGGCAGTAGCAAGAGCTGTGCGGAATTAGCACATTTTGTCGAGGAGGATGATATCGTGGGTATTGACAAGTACAGGGACTTGTTGCTCGAATGGTTGAAAGATGAGGATGAGCAGCAACGACAGCCCATGATAATCTCAGTGTTGGGGATGGGTGGTCTAGGGAAGACCACTCTCGTGACTCATGTGTACAATATCATCAAAGCTTCCTTTGATGCTTGTGCTTGGGTTGCTGTATCTCAAAGTTATGAGACTCATGATTTGCTTAGACAAATCTTAAAAGAGTTTCATAGGGAAGATCGTAAGAAAAGAGAAGTACCTAACAACATTGATACCATGGATAAAAGAAGCTTAGCTGAGAAAAGAGAAGTACCTAACAACATTGATACCATGGATTATAGAAGCTTGGTTGAGGAAATCCGCACTTACTTGCAGTGTAAAAAGTATGTACTCATTCTAGATGATGTTTGGAGTACTGATGTACTGGACAATATAAAGAATGCACTTCTGAATAGTAATAGCAAGAGTAGAATAGTTCTCACAACAAGGATTCGCGATGTAGCTCTATTAGCAAACGAGAATCATATGTTTGAGCTAAAGCCACTGCAAGCAGATGATTCGTGGGATCTGTTTTGTAAAAACGCATTTTGGAAAAGTGCAAACAAGATTTGCCCACCGCCTTTAGAACAATGTGCTAAAAGAATTGTCGAGAAGTGCGGTGGCTTGCCCCTTGCTATCGTATCTATAGCTCGTCTCTTATCATTTCGAGAACAAACCAGGTCTGAATGGGAGAAGGTTTACAAAGATCTTGAGTGGTATCTAACTAACAACGAATCGAAGCTCCATGGAAAAGTACATGACATTTTGAAACTTAGTTTGGACGATCTTCCCCATTACCTTCAAAACTGCTTCTTATATTGTTCAAGCTTTCCGGAAGACTATACAATTGAAAGTGACAGGCTCATAAGGCTTTGGGTGGCTGAAGGGTTcattgaagaaagagaaagaacgaTGGAGGAAGTGGCCGAGGACTACCTTAACGAACTTGTTCATCGCTGTCTATTACAAGTGGCTGAGTGGAACGAAGTTGGTAGAGTTTATGCATATCGAATGCATGACATCATTCGAGTCCTCGCTCGTTCGGAGTCAAAGGAGTTAAGTTTCTGCATGGTTTGCGAGCATTCAAGGACAATATTGCAGGGATACAAAGCACGACGCTTGTCAATCCTAAGCGATATAACTGAATATTGTACTGAAGAAAAATCTCATTTGCGTTCAGTACTTGTTTTCAACAATTCCATGAGGAATGATTTATTGAAGTCGGTCTTAagatcatcaaaatttttacgTGTCTTGGAACTACAAGGAGCGCCAATTGAGAAAGTTCCGAGTGAAATCTGTAACCTCTTCAACCTGCATTATCTTGGTTTGAGAGAAACAAAAATTAAGGAGCTTCCAAGATCAATCGGGAAGCTACAAAATCTGCAAATACTAAATACAGATAAAAGTGAAATAGGAAAGCTGCCGAAGGGAATAACGAGGCTTCATAAGTTGAGACACCTAGTTTTATCAGAATATGTTGGCGAGGGCATCAAGGCACCCGTTGGAATATGGCGCTTGAAGGACTTGCAGACTTTAGGATCTATTGAAGCAACTAGGAAGATTGTGCGGAATGTAGAAGCTTTGACAGAGTTGCGGACATTTGCGATAACCGGCGTAAGAACCCATCACTGTGCAGACTTGTGGAATAGTATCACAAAGATGAACCATCTTAGCAAATTATCTGTCGAAAGTGTATTTAGGCAAGAATTACAGCAGTTGGGCACCCTGCGCCTACCTCTGCCAATTAAAGAATTATGGCTGGACGGTAAATTAGACAAAACCTCATTCTCTGAGCTTGCCGCATCCTTTGGGTCTCTATCAAACCTAACCAAATTACAACTTTTGGAGTCAGAATTGGATGAAGATACATTTCCTTACCTGCAAGCGCTGCCTGCGTTGATGTTTCTCCACCTTTCTTGCGCATATGATGGCATGAAGTTGCACTTCCAAGCAACATCTTTCCCGAAGCTAAAGAGATTGACAATATTAGATGCCCCGAATCTCAGTCAGGTGGAAATAGAAAGAGGAGCAATGGCAAGCCTGAATAAGCTTCACCTATCCTATTGCCGGAAGCTAAAGGAGCTGCCCTTCGGCATCGTGTACCTGACCACCCTTCAGGATTTGAACATTTTCTATCCAGCAGAGGAACTTGTTGAGCTACTTCtaggagaaggagaaggcgaCCACAGCAATGACTGGCGCACAAGGGTTCGCCACATCCCGAATTTTACTATCCAGTTAAAACGAGACGGCAAGCCTGTCACAGAAAGGATTCAGTACTGA
- the LOC109704843 gene encoding protein SCAI-like encodes MRRWEVGEIAYRIAQLYYGQYCRTSDSSYLAEAFVFYEAVLDREYLRDAPSAAAAAAASEVALAHKQLRLLVRFLNVSLILGRREMVLRLALLLRIVLEEHRRSFQLQFLARRSRII; translated from the exons ATGCGGCGGTGGGAGGTGGGCGAGATCGCGTACCGCATCGCCCAGCTCTACTACGGCCAGTACTGCCGCACCAGCGACTCCTCCTACCTCGCCGAGGCCTTCGTCTTCTACGAGGCGGTCCTCGACCGCGAGTACCTCCGCGacgccccctccgccgccgccgccgccgcagcctccGAGGTCGCCCTCGCGCATAAGCAGCTCCGTCTCCTCGTAAGGTTCCTCAACGTTTCGCTCATCCTCGGGCGCCGCGAGATGGTCTTGCGGCTCGCATTGCTCCTCCGGATTGTCCTCGAGGAGCACAGGCGGAGTTTTCAG TTACAATTTCTTGCAAGAAGATCCAGAATCATTTAG